A genome region from Mycobacterium florentinum includes the following:
- a CDS encoding Rv2617c family stress response/phage resistance protein, translating into MSTAQATATPALRDQLKDPAFSAYLALRTVFTVAPIAFGLDKFFNLLTYPQHWSIYLAGWIGHLFPGSADQCMYVVGVIEIAAGVLVAVAPRLGAWVVAAWLAGIIVDLLTFSGFYDIALRDLGLLVGAVALARLAQGVHNGSIGSR; encoded by the coding sequence ATGAGCACAGCACAAGCCACCGCCACGCCCGCTCTGCGAGACCAGCTCAAGGACCCGGCTTTCTCGGCCTACCTCGCGCTTCGCACCGTTTTCACGGTCGCGCCCATCGCGTTCGGGCTGGACAAATTCTTCAACCTGCTGACCTATCCGCAGCACTGGAGCATCTACCTGGCCGGCTGGATCGGCCATCTCTTTCCCGGCAGCGCCGACCAGTGCATGTACGTCGTGGGGGTCATCGAGATTGCCGCCGGTGTGCTGGTGGCGGTGGCGCCCCGCCTGGGCGCCTGGGTCGTGGCGGCCTGGCTGGCCGGGATCATCGTCGACCTGTTGACCTTCTCCGGCTTCTACGACATCGCGCTGCGCGACCTCGGTTTGCTGGTCGGCGCGGTCGCGCTCGCCCGCCTGGCGCAGGGCGTGCACAACGGCAGCATCGGGTCCCGCTAG
- a CDS encoding helix-turn-helix transcriptional regulator, whose amino-acid sequence MDGMDSLERDAAGIGALADPVRHRLYQFVCAQPAPVSRDQAADAVGIAHHQAKFHLDRLTAEGLLETDYARLTGRSGPGAGRTSKLYRRANRHIAVSLPQREYELAGRLMATAIAQSGSTGEPVVEMLNRVARDYGRRIGATTRAPADAAAALESALRVLSKYGYEPRRIDGSANHHVELANCPFHALAHEQTELACNMNHALITGVADALAPHGPDARLCPGADRCCVVLRRGRD is encoded by the coding sequence GTGGATGGCATGGACTCGTTGGAGCGCGACGCCGCCGGCATTGGTGCGCTCGCCGATCCGGTGCGCCATCGGCTCTATCAGTTCGTGTGCGCTCAGCCGGCGCCGGTGAGCCGTGACCAGGCGGCCGACGCCGTCGGAATCGCGCACCACCAGGCCAAATTCCACCTGGACCGGCTGACGGCCGAGGGCCTGCTGGAGACCGACTATGCCCGCCTGACGGGCCGATCCGGCCCCGGCGCGGGGCGGACCTCCAAGCTGTATCGCCGGGCCAACCGCCACATCGCGGTCAGTCTCCCGCAGCGGGAGTACGAGCTGGCCGGGCGGCTGATGGCCACCGCCATCGCACAGTCGGGCAGCACCGGGGAGCCCGTCGTCGAGATGCTCAACCGGGTCGCCCGCGACTACGGCCGGCGGATCGGTGCGACCACGCGCGCGCCCGCGGACGCCGCCGCGGCGCTGGAGTCGGCCCTGCGGGTGCTGAGCAAGTACGGTTATGAACCCCGCCGCATCGACGGCTCCGCCAATCATCACGTCGAGCTCGCGAACTGCCCGTTCCACGCCCTGGCCCACGAGCAGACCGAGCTGGCCTGCAACATGAACCACGCATTGATCACCGGTGTGGCCGACGCGTTGGCGCCGCACGGCCCCGACGCCCGGCTCTGCCCCGGGGCGGACCGGTGTTGTGTCGTGCTGCGACGCGGCCGCGACTAG
- a CDS encoding NAD(P)H-dependent flavin oxidoreductase, with product MLSTPWSRRLGLQVPIVNAPMGGVAGGRLAAAVSAAGGLGMVGMGSVANRELLRTQLQHVDGRFGIGLVDWVMRTEAGLLDDALAARPVLLSISFGTDWSWVAHAHNAGITTVTQVYDALGARQAVDAGIDILVARGSEGGGHGDTKLGTLPLLDDVLDAVSVPVLAGGGIASARSLAAVLAAGASGAWVGTRLAACPEALTGDGSRQALIAARSTDTAVTRAFDVAKGLPWPARFPSRVLSNEFVARWTGKEDTLDAPACDELAAAIDADDRRIAPVDAGQGVGMIRDDASVAEVIEQMCSGAERLLARWT from the coding sequence ATGCTGTCCACGCCCTGGTCAAGGCGGCTCGGCCTGCAAGTGCCGATCGTCAACGCCCCGATGGGCGGCGTCGCGGGTGGCCGGCTGGCCGCCGCGGTCAGCGCCGCCGGCGGTCTGGGCATGGTCGGCATGGGCAGCGTCGCGAACAGGGAGTTGCTGCGGACCCAGTTGCAACACGTCGACGGCAGGTTCGGAATCGGCCTGGTGGACTGGGTGATGCGCACCGAGGCGGGGCTGCTGGACGACGCCCTGGCCGCGCGGCCAGTCCTGCTGTCCATCAGTTTCGGTACCGACTGGTCGTGGGTCGCTCACGCGCACAACGCCGGAATCACCACTGTCACACAGGTTTACGACGCGCTCGGAGCCCGTCAAGCGGTCGACGCGGGCATCGACATCCTGGTCGCGCGCGGCTCCGAGGGCGGCGGGCACGGCGATACGAAGCTCGGCACGCTGCCGTTGCTCGACGACGTGTTGGACGCCGTGTCGGTGCCGGTGCTCGCCGGGGGCGGTATCGCCTCGGCGCGCAGCCTGGCCGCGGTGCTGGCCGCCGGGGCCAGCGGCGCCTGGGTGGGCACTCGGCTGGCTGCGTGTCCCGAGGCGCTGACCGGCGATGGCAGCCGCCAGGCGCTGATCGCGGCCCGGTCGACCGACACGGCCGTCACCCGGGCCTTCGACGTCGCCAAGGGCCTGCCGTGGCCGGCGCGATTCCCGTCGCGCGTGCTGAGCAATGAGTTCGTCGCCCGCTGGACGGGCAAGGAGGACACGCTCGATGCGCCGGCCTGCGACGAGCTGGCCGCCGCGATCGACGCCGACGACCGGCGGATCGCTCCCGTCGACGCCGGTCAGGGCGTCGGTATGATCCGCGACGACGCATCGGTCGCCGAGGTCATCGAGCAGATGTGTTCGGGCGCCGAGCGACTGCTCGCCCGCTGGACCTAG
- a CDS encoding cupin domain-containing protein: MESISLTSLATEKLAEARQSHSGRAAHTIHGGHDHELRQTVLALLADHDLSEHDSPGEATLQVLQGHVRLTAGDDSWDGKTGDHIAIPPQRHALHAVEDSVVMLTVLKSQPGAAH; this comes from the coding sequence ATGGAATCGATCTCGCTCACCAGCCTGGCCACCGAAAAGCTGGCCGAAGCCCGGCAGTCGCACAGCGGACGGGCCGCACACACCATCCACGGCGGTCACGACCACGAACTCCGGCAGACCGTGCTCGCGCTGCTCGCCGACCACGACCTGTCCGAACACGACAGCCCCGGCGAGGCGACGCTGCAGGTGCTGCAGGGTCACGTGCGCCTGACGGCCGGCGACGACTCCTGGGACGGCAAAACCGGCGACCACATCGCGATTCCGCCGCAACGCCATGCCCTGCACGCGGTCGAGGATTCGGTGGTGATGCTGACCGTGCTGAAAAGCCAGCCCGGTGCGGCGCACTAG
- a CDS encoding helix-turn-helix transcriptional regulator — MTPGATPPGEPAGRRREVLRVLRTSREPMTIVAIAEALGVHPNTVRFHLDSLVGDDQVEQVEPGRKGPGRPPLMFRAVRQMDRGGTRQYRLLAEILTMAFAADEDPAAKARAAGRAWGRQLDSSAEPGEAQTPDKAIGHLVEVLDQLGFAPERRRAGEHQQVGLRHCPFLELAESRTAVVCPVHLGLMQGALETSGAPVAVERLDAFVEPDLCVAHLELQEA, encoded by the coding sequence ATGACGCCCGGGGCCACGCCACCGGGGGAGCCCGCCGGTCGCCGCCGTGAGGTGCTGCGGGTACTGCGGACGTCCCGGGAGCCGATGACCATCGTCGCGATCGCCGAGGCGCTCGGCGTGCATCCCAACACCGTGCGCTTCCACCTTGACAGCCTGGTCGGCGACGACCAGGTGGAACAGGTCGAGCCGGGCCGCAAGGGTCCGGGGCGTCCACCGCTGATGTTCCGGGCGGTACGGCAGATGGATCGCGGCGGGACGCGGCAGTACCGGTTGCTGGCCGAGATTCTGACGATGGCGTTCGCGGCCGATGAGGATCCCGCCGCCAAGGCACGGGCAGCCGGGCGGGCGTGGGGCCGACAGCTGGATTCGAGCGCGGAGCCGGGCGAGGCGCAGACCCCCGACAAGGCCATCGGCCACCTGGTCGAGGTGCTCGATCAGCTTGGCTTCGCGCCCGAGCGCCGACGAGCCGGCGAGCACCAACAGGTCGGCCTGCGGCACTGCCCGTTCCTGGAGCTCGCCGAAAGCCGAACCGCCGTCGTCTGTCCCGTGCACCTCGGGCTCATGCAGGGAGCGCTGGAAACCTCGGGGGCCCCGGTTGCCGTCGAGCGTCTCGATGCGTTCGTCGAACCCGATCTATGTGTGGCACATCTCGAGTTGCAGGAGGCCTAA
- the fdxA gene encoding ferredoxin produces MTYVIGKPCIDVMDRACVDECPVDCIYEGGRALYIHPDECVDCGACEPVCPVDAIYYEDDLPDELQPHLADNAAFFSETLPGRDAPLGSPGGAAKLGALGVDAPLVAAHPKADVSEGA; encoded by the coding sequence ATGACGTACGTTATCGGAAAGCCCTGCATCGATGTGATGGATCGGGCATGTGTGGACGAATGCCCCGTGGATTGCATCTACGAGGGCGGCCGGGCGCTCTATATCCATCCCGACGAATGCGTCGACTGCGGCGCGTGCGAGCCGGTCTGTCCGGTCGACGCGATCTACTACGAAGACGACCTGCCCGACGAGCTGCAGCCACACCTGGCCGACAATGCGGCGTTTTTCTCCGAAACCCTGCCGGGGCGCGACGCCCCGCTGGGGTCACCCGGGGGCGCGGCCAAGCTTGGTGCCCTCGGCGTCGACGCACCCTTGGTGGCCGCCCATCCGAAAGCCGACGTATCCGAAGGAGCGTGA
- a CDS encoding class I SAM-dependent methyltransferase encodes MSPMSSRADDSVAGHWLLARLGKRVLRPGGVGLTRTMLAGAEVTDADVLELAPGLGRTAAEILTRSPRSYVGAEQDPDAAETVRGVIAGLNAGSGTVRVADAADTGLPDSSRDVVIGEAMLTMQGDAAKHAIVAEAARVLRPRGRYAIHELALTPDNVPEEISTEIRQSLARAIKVNARPLTVAEWSRLLSDHGLVIDRVVTAPMALLQPRRIIADEGLVGALRFARNLLLNPDARKRVLTMRATFRKHRERLTAVAIVARKPDNE; translated from the coding sequence ATGTCTCCCATGTCGAGTCGGGCCGACGACAGCGTTGCGGGCCACTGGCTACTGGCGCGGCTCGGAAAACGTGTCCTGCGCCCCGGCGGCGTCGGGCTCACCCGCACGATGCTGGCCGGCGCCGAGGTAACCGACGCCGATGTGCTCGAGCTGGCGCCGGGCCTGGGCCGCACCGCCGCCGAGATTCTCACCCGCTCGCCACGGTCGTACGTGGGCGCCGAGCAGGACCCCGATGCGGCCGAGACGGTTCGTGGCGTCATCGCCGGCCTGAACGCCGGATCCGGGACGGTCCGGGTCGCCGACGCCGCGGACACGGGATTGCCGGACTCCAGTCGCGACGTCGTGATCGGCGAGGCGATGCTGACGATGCAAGGCGATGCCGCCAAGCACGCCATCGTCGCCGAGGCGGCGCGGGTGCTGCGTCCGCGCGGCCGCTACGCGATCCACGAACTCGCGCTGACGCCCGACAACGTGCCCGAGGAGATCAGCACGGAGATCCGGCAGTCGCTTGCCCGTGCGATCAAGGTCAACGCGCGGCCGCTGACCGTCGCCGAATGGTCGCGGTTGTTGTCCGATCACGGACTGGTCATCGACCGCGTCGTGACGGCGCCGATGGCGTTGTTGCAACCGCGCCGGATCATCGCCGACGAGGGTCTGGTCGGGGCACTGAGATTTGCCAGAAACCTGCTCCTCAACCCGGACGCCCGCAAACGGGTGCTCACGATGCGCGCCACCTTCCGCAAGCATCGCGAGCGACTGACCGCCGTCGCGATCGTCGCCCGCAAACCGGACAACGAGTAA
- a CDS encoding TetR/AcrR family transcriptional regulator, which translates to MSDPSTYTGYAHASRGRRASHHSGDDREKAILATAERLLEERPLADFSVDDLAKGAGISRPTFYFYFQSKNAVLLSLLDQMNTKAHEALRLLRAKLSDDPATLWRDRIEAFFEVSGSHRAVAVAGAAAKSTNPDVRQLWSTLMQKWISFTTTAIKAERERGAAPDTISAEDLSIALNMLSERVMAATFTTEEPAIREDRVIDTLVHIWLASIYEDGNASAGHAGLALRDTVTSLADYPLGAT; encoded by the coding sequence GTGTCCGATCCCTCGACGTACACCGGGTACGCGCACGCCTCGCGCGGCCGGCGGGCGTCACATCATTCGGGTGACGACCGCGAGAAGGCGATTCTGGCCACCGCCGAGCGCCTCCTGGAAGAGCGGCCGCTGGCCGACTTCTCCGTCGACGACCTGGCAAAAGGCGCCGGCATCTCCCGCCCGACCTTCTACTTCTATTTCCAGTCGAAAAACGCGGTGCTGCTGTCGTTGCTGGACCAGATGAACACCAAGGCACACGAGGCCCTCAGGTTGCTGCGCGCCAAGCTGTCCGACGACCCGGCGACGCTGTGGCGCGACCGCATCGAGGCGTTCTTCGAGGTGTCGGGATCGCACCGCGCGGTCGCGGTGGCCGGTGCGGCCGCCAAGTCCACCAACCCCGATGTCCGGCAGCTGTGGTCGACGCTGATGCAGAAGTGGATCTCGTTCACCACCACCGCGATCAAGGCCGAACGTGAACGCGGCGCGGCGCCGGACACCATCTCGGCCGAGGATCTGTCCATCGCGCTGAACATGTTGAGCGAGCGGGTGATGGCCGCGACGTTCACCACCGAGGAACCGGCGATCCGCGAAGACCGGGTGATCGACACGCTGGTGCACATCTGGCTGGCCAGCATTTACGAGGACGGCAACGCCTCGGCCGGGCATGCGGGCCTGGCGCTACGGGATACGGTGACCTCCCTGGCCGACTACCCGCTCGGCGCGACGTAG
- a CDS encoding lyase family protein — MSNLLWPGDRRAGEHMTDRALLASMVAVESAWLVALAATGLAPAGAENADLSQLVGHQDLAALAAGAEDGGNPIVGLVQLLRQRAEPGIGPWIHRGLTSQDVVDTALMLGVRAAADELRTQLREQISALINLANEHRGTPMVARTLTQQAAPTTFGAKAAGWCDGVVDAYERLCALITPIQVGGAVGTWSATTELATLLTGATDPGEVAEQVMRRAAATLGLDARAPWHTTRTPVTAAADAFLGCTDSWGRIASDVLTLVRPEIGELSEPPAEHRGGSSSMPHKRNPVLSVLIRRAAISAPQLAATLHTAAALANDERPDGAWHAEWDTLRILARRTVIAGSQSAELLAGLQVHAPRMAENLGAADVLGEQQAIADLAATPPSPTYFGAVDRLIDESLRRAERVVGQGGHRIP, encoded by the coding sequence ATGAGCAATCTGTTGTGGCCGGGCGATCGCCGCGCCGGCGAGCACATGACCGATCGCGCGCTGCTGGCATCGATGGTGGCGGTGGAATCCGCGTGGCTTGTCGCCCTGGCCGCCACGGGTCTGGCGCCGGCCGGCGCGGAAAACGCCGACCTGTCACAGCTGGTGGGCCACCAGGACCTGGCGGCGCTCGCGGCCGGCGCCGAGGACGGCGGCAACCCGATCGTCGGGCTGGTCCAGCTGCTGCGCCAGCGGGCCGAGCCCGGTATCGGCCCGTGGATCCATCGCGGGCTCACCAGCCAGGACGTCGTGGACACCGCGCTGATGCTGGGCGTGCGTGCCGCCGCCGACGAGCTGAGAACACAGCTGCGCGAACAGATTTCGGCACTGATCAACCTTGCGAACGAACATCGGGGCACCCCGATGGTGGCCCGCACGCTCACTCAACAGGCCGCGCCCACCACGTTCGGCGCCAAGGCGGCCGGGTGGTGCGACGGTGTCGTCGACGCGTACGAACGGCTTTGCGCGCTGATCACCCCGATCCAGGTCGGCGGTGCCGTCGGAACCTGGTCGGCTACCACGGAACTCGCGACGCTACTGACCGGCGCGACGGATCCCGGGGAGGTCGCGGAGCAGGTAATGCGCCGTGCGGCAGCCACTTTGGGACTGGATGCGCGAGCGCCATGGCATACCACCCGGACGCCGGTCACCGCCGCGGCGGACGCCTTCCTCGGCTGCACCGACAGCTGGGGCCGGATCGCCTCGGATGTGCTCACGCTGGTCAGACCGGAAATCGGCGAGCTGAGCGAGCCGCCTGCCGAACACCGCGGCGGCTCGTCGTCGATGCCGCACAAGCGCAACCCGGTGCTGTCGGTGTTGATCCGGCGGGCCGCGATATCGGCACCGCAGCTGGCGGCGACCCTGCACACCGCGGCGGCGCTGGCCAACGACGAACGCCCCGACGGCGCCTGGCATGCCGAATGGGACACGCTGCGGATCCTGGCCCGGCGGACCGTGATCGCGGGCTCCCAATCCGCGGAGCTGCTGGCCGGGTTGCAGGTGCATGCCCCGCGGATGGCCGAGAACCTCGGTGCGGCAGACGTTCTCGGTGAGCAACAGGCAATCGCCGACCTGGCCGCGACGCCGCCGTCGCCAACCTATTTCGGCGCCGTCGACCGGTTGATCGACGAGAGCCTACGTCGCGCCGAGCGGGTAGTCGGCCAGGGAGGTCACCGTATCCCGTAG
- a CDS encoding carboxypeptidase regulatory-like domain-containing protein, with product MTELFCTPGQTVGPFLHLGLPCRTRLVDDAAAIRLHGTVYDGAGEPVPDAVVELWQADGGWGRAATDAAGYYSFTTVAPRRPPFFAITVFARGLLDRLFTRAYLPGADVNLGTVDADRRATLCCVAESRTDYRFDIHLQGPRETVFLAYRGAGG from the coding sequence ATGACTGAATTGTTCTGCACCCCAGGGCAAACCGTCGGACCGTTCCTGCATCTCGGATTGCCGTGCCGCACCCGCCTGGTCGACGACGCCGCGGCGATCCGGCTGCACGGCACGGTGTACGACGGCGCCGGCGAACCGGTCCCGGATGCCGTGGTCGAACTTTGGCAGGCCGACGGAGGATGGGGCAGGGCCGCAACGGATGCCGCCGGGTATTACAGCTTCACCACCGTGGCGCCGCGAAGGCCGCCGTTCTTCGCCATCACCGTCTTCGCTCGCGGACTGTTGGACCGATTGTTCACGCGCGCCTATCTGCCCGGCGCGGACGTGAACCTGGGGACCGTCGACGCCGACCGGCGAGCAACTTTGTGCTGCGTCGCCGAAAGTCGAACGGACTATCGGTTCGACATTCACCTGCAGGGTCCACGCGAGACCGTGTTTCTGGCGTACCGGGGCGCCGGGGGATGA
- the pcaH gene encoding protocatechuate 3,4-dioxygenase subunit beta yields the protein MRAAPERVASQGDITAEIAEIAARHAGGADTQPLLDYPPYRSSALRHPKQPLLLVDPDELERTAPCFGERDVDPRDADLTAGHPGEPIGERIIVAGRLLDQSGRPLAGQLIEIWQANAAGRYRHQRDQHPAPLDPNFVGAGRCLTGPDGTYRFLTVKPGPYPWRNHHNAWRPAHIHFSLFGTAFTQRLVTQMYFPGDPLFDLDPIFQSVVDPAARQRLIAGYDHGLTEPEFATGYRWDIVLGFLEHA from the coding sequence GTGAGGGCCGCACCGGAGCGCGTCGCGTCGCAGGGGGACATCACGGCGGAGATCGCCGAAATCGCGGCTCGGCACGCCGGCGGCGCGGACACCCAGCCGTTGCTGGACTATCCGCCGTACCGCAGCAGCGCGCTGCGCCACCCGAAACAACCTCTGCTGCTTGTGGATCCCGACGAGCTCGAGCGCACAGCGCCGTGCTTCGGCGAGCGCGACGTCGATCCGCGCGACGCCGACCTGACGGCCGGTCATCCGGGCGAGCCGATCGGCGAGCGCATCATCGTGGCCGGGCGGTTGCTCGACCAGTCCGGCCGACCGCTGGCCGGCCAGCTGATCGAGATCTGGCAGGCGAACGCCGCCGGTCGCTATCGCCACCAGCGCGACCAGCACCCGGCTCCGCTGGACCCGAACTTCGTCGGGGCCGGCCGCTGCCTGACCGGGCCCGACGGGACGTACCGATTCTTGACCGTCAAGCCCGGCCCTTATCCGTGGCGCAATCATCACAACGCCTGGCGACCGGCCCACATCCACTTCTCGCTGTTCGGGACCGCATTCACCCAGCGCCTGGTCACCCAGATGTACTTCCCGGGCGACCCGCTGTTCGATCTGGACCCGATCTTCCAATCGGTCGTGGATCCCGCTGCGCGCCAACGGCTGATCGCCGGCTACGACCACGGCCTCACCGAGCCGGAGTTCGCGACCGGGTATCGGTGGGACATCGTGCTGGGGTTCCTGGAGCACGCATGA
- a CDS encoding Rieske 2Fe-2S domain-containing protein: MADDVEDGLFENVRRGLVPAHIYNDRRLFNLEKERLFGRAWTFVGHESEIPQDGDYVVRRVLDDSFILTRDANGDVRALFNMCRHRGMQVCRAEMGNASNFRCPYHGWTYRNDGRLTGLPFHREAYGGDDGFTRTAHGLLPAPNFASYNGLLFISLDPHAEPLQDFLGDFRFYLDFYTKQSTGGLEVRGPQRWRIKANWKIGAENFAGDMYHTPHTHASIVEIGLFREPKAQKRKDGATYWAHRGGGTTYKLPPGSFEERMRYVGYPDEMIERIKGVWSPQQQRVVGDDGFMISAATCFPNLSFVHNWPRVRDGVHDGHDEVLPFISIRLWQPISEKETEVCSWFAVDSAAPAQYKKDSYKAYLMCFGSTGMFEQDDVENWVSLTTTAGGSMARRLLLNSRMGLLSDDRPVVEALPAESFHGPGRAQVGYNEYNQRELLKLWADYLREVGV; the protein is encoded by the coding sequence GTGGCAGACGATGTCGAGGACGGCCTATTCGAGAATGTGCGCCGCGGCCTGGTCCCCGCACACATCTACAACGACAGGCGGCTGTTCAACCTCGAGAAGGAGCGCCTGTTCGGCCGGGCGTGGACGTTCGTCGGCCACGAGTCGGAGATCCCGCAGGACGGCGACTACGTGGTGCGCCGGGTCCTCGATGATTCGTTCATCCTGACCCGTGACGCCAATGGCGATGTCCGCGCGTTGTTCAATATGTGCCGGCACCGCGGCATGCAGGTGTGCCGCGCGGAGATGGGAAATGCCTCCAACTTCCGGTGCCCGTATCACGGCTGGACGTATCGCAATGACGGACGGCTCACCGGCCTGCCGTTCCACCGCGAGGCCTACGGGGGCGACGACGGCTTCACCAGGACCGCCCACGGCCTGCTGCCGGCACCGAACTTCGCCAGCTACAACGGTCTGCTGTTCATCAGCCTGGATCCGCACGCGGAGCCGTTGCAGGATTTCCTCGGCGACTTCCGGTTCTATCTCGACTTCTACACCAAGCAGAGCACCGGCGGCCTGGAGGTGCGGGGGCCGCAGCGCTGGCGGATCAAGGCGAACTGGAAGATCGGCGCCGAGAACTTCGCCGGCGACATGTACCACACGCCGCACACGCACGCGTCGATCGTGGAGATCGGCCTGTTCCGAGAACCCAAGGCGCAGAAGCGCAAAGACGGCGCCACCTACTGGGCGCATCGCGGCGGCGGGACCACCTACAAACTGCCGCCGGGCAGCTTCGAGGAGCGAATGCGCTATGTCGGCTATCCCGACGAGATGATCGAGCGGATCAAGGGCGTCTGGTCGCCCCAGCAGCAACGGGTGGTCGGCGACGACGGGTTCATGATCTCGGCAGCCACCTGCTTTCCCAACCTGAGCTTCGTGCACAACTGGCCCCGCGTAAGAGACGGGGTGCACGACGGGCATGACGAGGTGCTGCCCTTCATCTCGATCCGCTTGTGGCAGCCCATCAGTGAGAAGGAGACCGAAGTCTGCTCGTGGTTCGCGGTGGACTCCGCCGCGCCGGCGCAGTACAAAAAGGATTCGTACAAGGCCTATCTGATGTGCTTTGGTTCGACCGGCATGTTCGAACAAGACGACGTGGAGAACTGGGTGTCGCTGACCACCACCGCGGGCGGCTCGATGGCACGCCGGCTGCTGCTGAACAGCCGGATGGGCCTGCTGTCCGACGACCGCCCGGTGGTCGAGGCGCTACCCGCCGAGTCCTTCCACGGCCCGGGGCGCGCGCAGGTCGGCTACAACGAGTACAACCAGCGCGAGTTGCTCAAGCTGTGGGCCGACTATCTGCGGGAGGTCGGGGTATGA
- a CDS encoding 3-phenylpropionate/cinnamic acid dioxygenase subunit beta: MRKPLPSLPFDDPRHLQAHQFLVDEAYLLDAQQYELWLETLTDDVRYTMPVRVTTARGAGFDTSPGMAHFDEDKYSLSQRVARMGTEHVWAEDPPSRLRHFITNVRTFESDDAHLVVESAELLFRSRGDVNESALLSCGREDVLRWCDDRWKLARRTISADESVLRMQNLAVFL; encoded by the coding sequence ATGAGAAAGCCGTTGCCGTCGCTACCTTTTGATGACCCCCGGCATCTTCAGGCACACCAGTTCCTGGTGGACGAGGCCTACCTGCTGGACGCCCAGCAGTACGAGCTGTGGCTGGAGACGCTGACCGACGATGTCCGCTACACGATGCCGGTCCGGGTCACGACCGCCCGCGGCGCCGGGTTCGACACCTCTCCGGGGATGGCCCACTTCGACGAGGACAAGTACTCGCTGAGCCAGCGGGTCGCGAGGATGGGCACCGAACACGTGTGGGCCGAGGATCCGCCGTCGCGGCTGCGCCATTTCATCACCAACGTGCGCACCTTCGAATCCGACGACGCACACCTGGTCGTCGAATCCGCCGAACTGCTGTTCCGCAGCCGCGGCGACGTCAACGAGAGCGCACTGCTGTCATGCGGTCGCGAAGACGTGCTGCGCTGGTGCGATGATCGATGGAAACTCGCCCGGCGGACGATCAGCGCCGACGAGTCGGTGTTGCGGATGCAGAACCTGGCGGTGTTCCTGTGA
- a CDS encoding dihydrodiol dehydrogenase, with product MAGAVGETLTVANEFTEVVIQRVDTRNGSRLLIRAPRTGRWISLDALEVEALTWQNPRTMAAMVGNSQAPLLPDPQ from the coding sequence ATGGCGGGCGCGGTCGGCGAAACACTCACGGTGGCAAACGAATTCACCGAGGTCGTGATACAGCGAGTCGACACCCGCAATGGATCGAGACTGCTGATCCGCGCACCGAGAACGGGGCGCTGGATCAGCCTGGACGCACTAGAGGTGGAGGCACTGACGTGGCAGAACCCCCGAACGATGGCGGCGATGGTCGGGAACTCTCAGGCGCCGCTGCTCCCCGATCCCCAGTGA